The following proteins are encoded in a genomic region of Oncorhynchus keta strain PuntledgeMale-10-30-2019 chromosome 8, Oket_V2, whole genome shotgun sequence:
- the LOC118370410 gene encoding 4-galactosyl-N-acetylglucosaminide 3-alpha-L-fucosyltransferase 9-like — MPKMISGVVRVVLFSILGIGGFLTLFVMYYQSAPSQICPPQPALPHHYSKPSENSSLSKKQPGPDKPIMLLWFWPENRRFDFSDCTTFFNIDGCQLTDDRSLYNKADGVLIFHKSIKHDLSNLPPSPRPPFQKWIWYHVESPTNTIRIPGLENLFNLTLSYREDADIPVRWRLTARKGQGEDFVLPKKDKLLCWIVSNNNPATGTAVRDNYYRELVKHIKVDVYGKAFARFLRYEDYFSTLSSCKFYLSFENSVHRDYITEKLNGPLVAGTVPVVLGPPRQNYEDFVPGDSFIHVNDFPNAKALAEFLLKLDKDDEAYLRYFQWRRNLFAQQHLIQLSQEFIQYICYACDHIGKHKEYRVVHDLYKWHLV, encoded by the coding sequence ATGCCCAAAATGATTTCTGGGGTTGTACGCGTTGTCCTGTTCTCGATCCTTGGTATAGGAGGATTTCTGACGCTGTTTGTAATGTACTATCAATCAGCTCCATCTCAGATCTGCCCTCCCCAGCCTGCTTTGCCACATCATTACTCAAAGCCATCTGAGAACAGCTCCTTGTCTAAGAAGCAGCCAGGGCCAGACAAGCCCATCATGCTGTTGTGGTTCTGGCCTGAAAACCGCAGGTTTGATTTTAGCGATTGCACCACTTTCTTCAACATTGATGGCTGCCAACTGACAGATGACCGGTCTCTGTACAACAAGGCAGACGGAGTGCTCATCTTTCACAAATccatcaaacatgatttatccAACTTGCCTCCATCACCTCGACCACCATTCCAGAAGTGGATCTGGTATCATGTGGAATCACCTACAAACACAATTAGAATACCTGGTCTAGAGAACCTTTTCAACTTGACCTTGAGTTATAGGGAAGATGCAGACATCCCTGTACGTTGGCGCTTAACTGCAAGGAAAGGTCAGGGTGAAGACTTTGTGCTGCCCAAGAAGGATAAATTACTTTGCTGGATTGTGAGTAACAATAACCCTGCAACTGGAACAGCAGTAAGGGATAACTATTACAGAGAGCTTGTCAAACATATTAAGGTGGATGTCTATGGAAAAGCCTTTGCAAGATTCTTGAGATATGAGGACTACTTCTCAACACTCTCCAGCTGTAAGTTCTACCTCTCCTTTGAGAACTCAGTCCACAGAGACTACATCACTGAGAAGCTTAACGGACCACTTGTAGCAGGAACTGTGCCAGTAGTATTGGGCCCACCGAGACAGAACTATGAGGACTTTGTCCCGGGAGATTCCTTCATCCATGTTAATGATTTTCCCAATGCAAAAGCCCTGGCTGAATTCCTCCTGAAGTTGGACAAGGATGATGAGGCATATCTGCGCTACTTTCAGTGGCGTAGAAACTTATTTGCTCAGCAACATCTAATTCAACTGAGTCAAGAGTTCATCCAATATATTTGTTATGCCTGTGACCATATAGGCAAACATAAGGAGTACAGGGTTGTTCACGATCTTTACAAATGGCATTTGGTTTAA